Proteins found in one Micromonospora sp. WMMD1082 genomic segment:
- the rsmG gene encoding 16S rRNA (guanine(527)-N(7))-methyltransferase RsmG, whose protein sequence is MGVAPSGPGGTPPGPAAIPPGSGAPSAEPAVAMLPPQLADAASRLFGVRLDLAAAYAELLATDGVVRGLIGPREAPRIWDRHLLNCAAVAELLPPGATVLDVGSGAGLPGLVLAIARPDLAVTLIEPLARRTAFLEEAVEALALTGSVRVLRGRAEEAAAGPDPVRGDVVTARAVAPLDRLAAWCLPLAVPGGRLIALKGASAAEEITEHAQAVHRLGGGRPVLHRCGEGIVDPPTTVVEIVRERVIGPAGRSSEKSRSRRR, encoded by the coding sequence ATGGGCGTTGCACCGTCCGGCCCGGGTGGCACGCCGCCCGGGCCGGCGGCTATCCCGCCCGGATCAGGCGCACCGTCGGCCGAGCCCGCCGTGGCGATGCTGCCGCCACAGCTGGCCGACGCGGCCAGCCGGCTCTTCGGCGTACGCCTCGATCTCGCGGCCGCGTACGCCGAACTGCTGGCCACCGACGGCGTGGTGCGTGGCCTGATCGGCCCGCGCGAGGCGCCCCGGATCTGGGACCGTCACCTGCTGAACTGCGCGGCGGTCGCCGAGCTGCTCCCACCGGGCGCCACCGTGCTGGACGTGGGATCCGGGGCGGGGCTTCCCGGTCTGGTGCTCGCCATCGCGCGACCCGACCTGGCGGTGACGCTGATCGAGCCGCTGGCCCGCCGCACGGCCTTTCTTGAGGAGGCGGTGGAGGCGCTCGCGTTGACCGGGTCGGTGCGGGTGCTCCGCGGTCGAGCCGAGGAGGCGGCGGCCGGTCCGGACCCGGTGCGCGGCGACGTGGTCACCGCCCGCGCGGTGGCGCCGCTGGACCGGCTCGCCGCCTGGTGCCTGCCGCTGGCCGTGCCGGGTGGACGTCTGATCGCACTGAAGGGCGCCTCGGCGGCTGAGGAGATCACCGAGCATGCCCAGGCGGTGCACCGGCTGGGCGGCGGCCGGCCGGTGCTGCACCGGTGCGGCGAGGGGATCGTGGACCCCCCGACCACCGTGGTCGAGATCGTGCGGGAGCGGGTGATCGGCCCGGCGGGCCGGTCGTCCGAGAAGTCCCGGTCGCGGCGACGGTGA
- a CDS encoding R3H domain-containing nucleic acid-binding protein: MTTVTDTSIPRAEQPLDDEEPTAAAPVEGEPEETDAAPGKSAGESDLFRQSEIAADYVEGLLDILDYDGDIDELVSAGRPVVEVVGARLQNLVGQRGATLEALQELARLAVFRQTGSPSRLLLDVGGYRANRRKELAAVARNAVEKVKEHGEPVQLEPMSAFERKCVHDVVNAIDGVESESEGVEPSRRIVVRPAD, encoded by the coding sequence ATGACAACCGTGACCGACACCAGCATCCCCCGCGCCGAACAGCCCTTGGACGACGAGGAGCCGACCGCGGCGGCCCCGGTCGAGGGCGAGCCGGAGGAGACCGACGCCGCGCCGGGCAAGTCCGCCGGTGAGAGCGACCTGTTCCGGCAGAGCGAGATCGCGGCCGACTACGTCGAAGGGCTGCTCGACATCCTCGACTACGACGGCGACATCGACGAGCTGGTGTCGGCCGGCCGGCCGGTGGTCGAGGTGGTCGGCGCCCGCCTGCAGAACCTGGTCGGTCAGCGCGGCGCCACCCTGGAGGCGCTCCAGGAACTGGCCCGGCTGGCCGTCTTCCGGCAGACCGGTTCGCCGAGCCGGCTGCTGCTCGACGTGGGTGGGTACCGGGCCAACCGGCGCAAGGAACTCGCCGCGGTCGCCCGTAACGCCGTCGAGAAGGTCAAGGAGCACGGCGAGCCGGTGCAGCTGGAGCCGATGTCGGCCTTCGAGCGCAAGTGCGTCCACGACGTGGTCAACGCGATCGACGGCGTGGAGAGCGAGTCCGAGGGCGTCGAGCCCAGCCGGCGTATCGTCGTCCGTCCTGCGGACTGA
- the yidC gene encoding membrane protein insertase YidC produces MSLDWIYYAISWILLSWHSAWDAIGIPDATVLGTNWSWILAIFFLVVTVRVILFPVFVKQIKSQRAMQALQPQVKALQEKHKGDRETLQKEMMELYRKEKANPLMGCLPMFLQIPVFLGLFHVLRRLNPDRGEVAKTLYGWTVSQFDSAATATLFTAPIAGKFGSTAEELAQLGNANGTVVKVMAGVLVLVMMGTTYLTSRQMILKTGWAEDPQQRMIQRLMLYGIPLSLLISGAIFPIGVIIYWVTNNLFTLGQQQWVLRKFPPPVTATSKPATSARNGTQPAKTGGLFGRSKPAAAPPPPAAPKVAGPKPGAKPVNPKKGRPAKRQG; encoded by the coding sequence TTGAGTCTCGACTGGATCTACTACGCGATCTCGTGGATCCTGCTGTCCTGGCATTCGGCCTGGGACGCCATCGGGATTCCGGACGCCACGGTCCTCGGCACCAACTGGTCGTGGATCCTGGCCATCTTCTTCCTGGTGGTCACCGTCCGGGTGATCCTGTTCCCGGTCTTCGTCAAGCAGATCAAGTCGCAGCGGGCGATGCAGGCCCTCCAGCCTCAGGTGAAGGCCCTGCAGGAGAAGCACAAGGGTGACCGGGAGACGCTCCAGAAGGAGATGATGGAGCTCTACCGGAAGGAAAAGGCCAACCCGCTCATGGGCTGCCTTCCGATGTTCCTCCAGATCCCCGTCTTCCTCGGCCTCTTCCACGTGCTGAGGCGCCTCAACCCCGATCGCGGCGAGGTCGCCAAGACGCTGTACGGCTGGACGGTCAGCCAGTTCGACAGCGCCGCCACCGCCACGCTGTTCACCGCGCCGATCGCCGGCAAGTTCGGGTCCACCGCGGAGGAACTGGCGCAACTCGGTAACGCCAACGGCACGGTCGTCAAGGTCATGGCCGGTGTCCTGGTCCTGGTGATGATGGGCACCACGTACCTCACCAGCCGCCAGATGATCCTCAAGACCGGCTGGGCGGAGGACCCGCAGCAGCGGATGATCCAGCGCCTGATGCTCTACGGCATCCCGCTGTCGCTGCTGATCTCCGGCGCGATCTTCCCGATCGGTGTGATCATCTACTGGGTCACCAACAACCTCTTCACCCTCGGCCAGCAGCAGTGGGTGCTGCGCAAGTTCCCCCCACCGGTGACCGCGACCAGCAAGCCGGCCACCTCCGCGCGTAACGGGACGCAGCCGGCGAAGACCGGTGGCCTGTTCGGCCGGAGCAAGCCCGCCGCCGCGCCGCCGCCCCCGGCCGCGCCGAAGGTCGCCGGCCCGAAGCCGGGTGCCAAGCCGGTCAACCCGAAGAAGGGCCGCCCCGCCAAGCGGCAGGGCTGA
- the yidD gene encoding membrane protein insertion efficiency factor YidD, giving the protein MNDGSTPFRPATRGARVLTLPIIAYRRWISPALPARCRFYPSCSAYALEAVARHGALRGAGLTVRRLSRCHPFHPGGYDPVPEPGGRRSADVTGA; this is encoded by the coding sequence ATGAACGACGGATCGACGCCGTTCCGCCCTGCTACCAGGGGTGCCCGGGTGCTGACGCTACCCATCATCGCGTACCGTCGGTGGATAAGTCCGGCGTTGCCGGCCCGCTGTCGGTTCTACCCGTCGTGCAGTGCGTACGCCCTTGAGGCGGTCGCCCGGCACGGCGCGCTCCGGGGAGCCGGTCTGACGGTCCGGCGACTGTCGCGCTGCCACCCATTCCATCCTGGTGGATACGACCCGGTGCCGGAGCCGGGCGGCCGCCGATCCGCCGACGTGACTGGAGCCTGA
- the rnpA gene encoding ribonuclease P protein component — protein sequence MLAAAQRLRRSSDFAAAVRGGRRAGRGTLVVHLTLPVTSGETAPKPARGGAEFDSAPVSRAGFVVSKAVGPAVVRNRVRRRLRHLTRERLVDLPAGSTLVVRALPAAADAAYQRLGADLDAALAAARSGRGRRHR from the coding sequence GTGCTGGCGGCCGCGCAACGACTGCGGCGCAGTAGCGACTTCGCCGCAGCGGTTCGCGGTGGCCGTCGGGCGGGCCGGGGCACGCTGGTCGTGCACCTGACCCTGCCGGTCACCTCCGGGGAAACAGCGCCGAAGCCGGCGCGGGGTGGTGCGGAGTTTGACTCCGCGCCGGTGTCCCGCGCCGGCTTCGTGGTTTCCAAGGCGGTCGGGCCCGCGGTGGTCAGGAACAGGGTGCGTCGCCGGTTGCGGCACCTGACCCGGGAACGGCTCGTCGACCTGCCGGCCGGCAGCACCCTTGTCGTACGCGCCCTGCCGGCCGCGGCCGACGCGGCGTACCAGCGACTCGGTGCCGACCTGGACGCGGCGCTCGCCGCCGCCCGGTCGGGCCGGGGTCGGCGGCACCGATGA
- the rpmH gene encoding 50S ribosomal protein L34: protein MSKRTYQPNNRRRAKTHGFRLRMRTRAGRAIISTRRAKGRARLSA, encoded by the coding sequence GTGAGCAAGCGCACCTATCAGCCGAACAACCGCCGGCGCGCGAAGACCCACGGCTTCCGGCTGCGCATGCGCACCCGGGCCGGCCGCGCCATCATCTCGACCCGTCGCGCCAAGGGCCGCGCCCGCCTGTCGGCCTGA
- the dnaA gene encoding chromosomal replication initiator protein DnaA gives MAGTTDLAAVWTATTDELADEIISAQQRAYLRLTRLRAIVEDTVLLSVPDAFTRDVIESRLRPAITEALTRRLGRPIQVAVTVRVPEDGRATGTVYRTTPESDSVDHTGGSGDLDGRTAGPEPGTDVGRQLPLIPEQPHPGRFDRPVLDEPPAEVSPRAGVTDGQESLFGAAFVEQPHPAEAGRRGPERLGFPEQAGRLDPPAAGPRGFGTRYGEESPFSPRDQHVIRAMPSDGGTDSGPGRSGADHRPVGRDDRRLPTGADSGGNRLNPKYMFETFVIGSSNRFAHAASVAVAESPAKAYNPLFIYGSSGLGKTHLLHAIGHYATTLGNARSVRYVSTEEFTNDFINSLRDDKTSAFQRRYRDVDILLIDDIQFLENRERTQEEFFHTFNTLHNANKQIVITSDRSPKQLATLEDRLRTRFEWGLLADIQPPDLETRIAILQKKAAQERLFAPPDVLEFIASRVSNSIRELEGALIRVTAFASLTRSNVELSLAEEVLRDFIPDGAGPEITADQIMVSTADYFGVSLEDLRGHSRSRVLVNARQVAMYLCRELTDLSLPRIGQAFGGRDHTTVMHADRKIRQQMAERRSLYNQIAELTNRIKQNT, from the coding sequence GTGGCCGGTACGACCGACCTTGCCGCGGTGTGGACGGCGACGACCGATGAACTCGCCGACGAGATCATCTCCGCGCAGCAGCGGGCGTATCTGCGGCTGACCCGGTTACGGGCGATCGTCGAGGACACCGTTCTGTTGTCGGTGCCGGACGCCTTCACCCGGGACGTGATCGAGTCACGGTTGCGGCCGGCCATCACCGAGGCGCTCACCCGCCGGTTGGGTCGGCCGATCCAGGTCGCGGTGACCGTCCGGGTGCCGGAGGACGGGCGAGCCACGGGCACGGTCTACCGCACCACCCCCGAATCGGACTCCGTCGACCACACCGGTGGCTCCGGTGACCTCGACGGCCGGACAGCCGGCCCGGAACCGGGGACCGACGTCGGTCGGCAGCTCCCGCTGATTCCCGAGCAACCGCACCCCGGCCGGTTCGACCGGCCGGTCCTGGACGAGCCGCCCGCCGAGGTCAGCCCTCGTGCCGGCGTGACCGACGGCCAGGAGTCCCTCTTCGGTGCCGCGTTCGTGGAGCAGCCCCACCCGGCGGAGGCCGGCCGACGGGGCCCCGAGCGGCTCGGCTTCCCCGAGCAGGCCGGGCGCCTGGATCCGCCGGCCGCCGGGCCACGCGGCTTCGGCACCCGGTACGGCGAGGAGTCCCCCTTCTCCCCCCGCGACCAGCATGTGATCCGGGCCATGCCATCCGACGGGGGCACCGACAGCGGGCCCGGCCGCAGTGGCGCGGATCACCGCCCCGTCGGGCGGGACGATCGGCGGCTGCCGACCGGCGCCGACAGCGGTGGCAACCGGCTCAACCCGAAGTACATGTTCGAGACGTTCGTCATCGGCTCGTCCAACCGCTTCGCGCACGCGGCGAGCGTCGCGGTGGCCGAGTCGCCGGCGAAGGCGTACAACCCGCTGTTCATCTACGGCAGCTCCGGGCTGGGCAAGACCCACCTGCTGCACGCCATCGGGCACTACGCCACGACGCTGGGCAACGCCCGCTCGGTCCGGTACGTCTCGACCGAGGAGTTCACCAACGACTTCATCAACTCGCTGCGGGACGACAAGACCAGCGCCTTCCAGCGCCGCTACCGCGATGTCGACATCCTGCTGATCGACGACATCCAGTTCCTGGAGAACCGCGAGCGGACCCAGGAGGAGTTCTTCCACACCTTCAACACGCTGCACAACGCCAACAAGCAGATCGTGATCACCTCGGACCGCTCGCCCAAGCAGCTGGCGACCCTGGAGGACCGGCTGCGGACCCGTTTCGAGTGGGGACTGCTCGCCGACATCCAGCCGCCGGACCTGGAGACCCGGATCGCGATCCTGCAGAAGAAGGCCGCCCAGGAGCGGCTCTTCGCCCCGCCCGACGTGCTGGAGTTCATCGCCTCCCGGGTGTCCAACTCGATCCGGGAACTGGAGGGGGCGCTGATCCGGGTCACCGCCTTCGCCAGCCTGACCCGCTCGAACGTGGAGCTGTCCCTGGCCGAGGAGGTGCTGCGGGACTTCATCCCGGACGGTGCCGGGCCGGAGATCACCGCCGACCAGATCATGGTCTCCACCGCCGACTACTTCGGGGTGAGCCTGGAGGATCTGCGGGGACACTCCCGATCACGGGTGCTCGTCAACGCCCGCCAGGTGGCCATGTACCTGTGCCGCGAGCTGACCGACCTGTCGCTGCCCCGGATCGGTCAGGCCTTCGGCGGGCGGGACCACACCACCGTCATGCACGCCGACCGCAAGATCCGTCAGCAGATGGCCGAACGGCGCTCGCTCTACAACCAGATCGCCGAGCTGACCAACCGGATCAAGCAGAACACCTGA
- the dnaN gene encoding DNA polymerase III subunit beta gives MKFRVERDALAEAVAWTAKSLPSRPSVPVLAGVMLRVTDGSLQVSGFDYEVSSQVTVQVQGDADGAALVSGRLLAEITKALPAKPVDIAAVGAHLELVCGSARFTLPTMPVEDYPTLPEMPASAGTIDAAAFAAAVAQVAVAASRDETLPMMTGVRVELSGGSLAMLATDRYRLALREMEWNPDDPEISLNALVPARTLNDTAKALGPLGGQVILALAQGSAGEGMIGFSGGTRRTTSRLLDGANYPPVRSLFPANHNAEAHLPVSTLIEVVKRVALVAERATPVLLSFSADGLVVEAGGTEEARASEAMEATFTGEPLTIGFNPQYLIDGLTNLGTQFAVLHFVDAFKPAVISPAGEDGELIGGYRYLIMPIRVSR, from the coding sequence ATGAAGTTCCGAGTGGAGCGCGACGCGCTCGCCGAAGCCGTGGCTTGGACCGCGAAGAGCCTGCCCAGCCGGCCGTCCGTACCGGTGCTGGCCGGTGTGATGCTGCGCGTCACCGACGGCAGCCTCCAGGTCTCCGGCTTCGACTACGAAGTCTCCAGCCAGGTGACCGTCCAGGTGCAGGGCGACGCCGACGGTGCCGCCCTCGTCTCCGGTCGCCTGCTTGCCGAGATCACCAAGGCGTTGCCCGCCAAACCGGTCGACATCGCCGCGGTCGGGGCACATCTCGAACTGGTCTGCGGCAGCGCCCGGTTCACCCTGCCCACCATGCCGGTGGAGGACTACCCCACCCTGCCCGAAATGCCCGCCAGCGCCGGCACCATCGACGCGGCCGCCTTCGCCGCCGCGGTGGCCCAGGTCGCGGTCGCCGCCAGCCGGGACGAGACGCTGCCGATGATGACCGGCGTACGCGTCGAACTCTCCGGCGGCAGCCTGGCCATGCTCGCCACCGACCGCTACCGGCTGGCCCTGCGCGAGATGGAGTGGAACCCGGACGACCCGGAGATCAGCCTCAACGCGCTGGTTCCCGCGCGGACGCTCAACGACACCGCCAAGGCCCTCGGCCCACTCGGCGGCCAGGTCATCCTGGCCCTGGCCCAGGGCTCGGCGGGCGAAGGCATGATCGGTTTCTCCGGCGGCACCCGGCGCACCACCAGCCGCCTGCTCGACGGTGCGAACTACCCGCCGGTGCGTTCCCTCTTCCCGGCCAACCACAACGCCGAGGCCCACCTGCCGGTCAGCACCCTCATCGAGGTGGTCAAGCGGGTCGCGCTGGTGGCCGAGCGGGCCACCCCCGTGCTGCTCAGCTTCAGCGCCGACGGGCTGGTGGTCGAGGCCGGCGGCACCGAGGAGGCCCGGGCCAGCGAGGCCATGGAGGCCACCTTCACCGGCGAGCCGCTCACCATCGGCTTCAACCCGCAGTACCTCATCGACGGGCTGACCAACCTCGGAACCCAGTTCGCCGTGTTGCACTTCGTCGACGCCTTCAAGCCCGCGGTGATTTCTCCGGCGGGCGAGGATGGCGAGCTCATCGGTGGGTACCGGTACCTCATCATGCCGATCCGCGTGTCCCGCTGA
- the gnd gene encoding phosphogluconate dehydrogenase (NAD(+)-dependent, decarboxylating) — translation MQLGLVGLGRMGGNMRERLRTAGHEVVGLDHNPGLSDVASVAELAEKLEAPRAVWVMVPAAVTDATIDELATVLGEGDLIIDGGNSRFSDDAPRAERLHERGIGYLDVGVSGGVWGRQNGYGLMVGGAQEHVERLMPIFDALKPEGEFGFVHAGPVGAGHYAKMVHNGIEYGLMHAYAEGYELMAASELVTNVPGVIKSWREGTVVRSWLLDLLDRALDEDPELNQLSDYTEDTGEGRWTVDEAVRLAVPLNVITASLFARFASRQDDSPALKAVSALRQQFGGHTVRKR, via the coding sequence ATGCAGCTCGGTCTGGTAGGACTCGGCCGGATGGGCGGCAACATGCGCGAGCGGTTGCGCACCGCCGGTCACGAGGTGGTCGGTCTGGACCACAACCCGGGGCTGAGCGATGTTGCCAGCGTGGCTGAACTGGCCGAGAAGCTGGAGGCGCCGCGGGCGGTCTGGGTGATGGTGCCCGCGGCCGTCACCGACGCCACCATCGACGAACTGGCCACCGTGCTCGGCGAGGGCGACCTCATCATCGACGGCGGCAACTCGCGGTTCAGCGACGACGCCCCCCGGGCCGAGCGGCTCCACGAACGCGGCATCGGCTACCTCGACGTGGGGGTCTCCGGTGGGGTGTGGGGCCGGCAGAACGGCTACGGCCTGATGGTCGGCGGTGCCCAGGAGCATGTCGAACGGCTCATGCCGATCTTCGACGCGCTCAAGCCCGAGGGCGAGTTCGGCTTCGTCCACGCCGGGCCGGTCGGCGCCGGCCACTACGCCAAGATGGTGCACAACGGCATCGAGTACGGCCTGATGCACGCCTACGCCGAGGGCTACGAGCTGATGGCCGCCTCCGAACTGGTGACCAACGTGCCGGGTGTGATCAAGTCCTGGCGCGAGGGCACCGTGGTCCGCTCCTGGCTGCTGGACCTGCTCGACCGCGCCCTCGACGAGGACCCGGAACTGAACCAGCTCAGCGACTACACCGAGGACACCGGCGAGGGGCGCTGGACCGTGGACGAGGCCGTCCGTCTCGCCGTGCCGCTCAACGTCATCACCGCCTCGCTGTTCGCCCGGTTCGCCTCCCGGCAGGACGACTCACCGGCGCTGAAGGCCGTCTCCGCGCTGCGTCAGCAGTTCGGCGGGCACACCGTGCGCAAGCGCTGA
- the recF gene encoding DNA replication/repair protein RecF, which translates to MYVRRLELVDFRSYERVAVDLEPGPNVLIGANGVGKTNLVEALGYVATLDSHRVATDAPLVRMGATAAVIRCAVAHDGRELLVELEIVPGKANRARLGRSPARRARDVLGALRLVLFAPEDLELVRGDPAERRRYLDDLLVLRQPRYAGVRADYERVVKQRNALLRTAYLARKTGGSRGGDLSTLAVWDTHLARHGAELLAGRLELVAALAPHVTKAYDAVAAGHGAAGMTYRPSVDLAESTTDRETLAAVLAAALEESRSTEIERGTTLVGPHRDELALRLGPLPAKGYASHGESWSYALALRLAGYDLLRSDGIEPVLVLDDVFAELDAGRRDRLAELVGGASQLLVTCAVADDVPAVLRGARYEVVEGTVQRVG; encoded by the coding sequence GTGTACGTCCGCCGGCTCGAACTGGTCGACTTCCGCTCCTACGAGCGGGTCGCCGTCGACCTCGAACCGGGGCCGAACGTCCTGATCGGCGCCAACGGCGTCGGCAAGACCAACCTGGTCGAGGCGCTGGGCTACGTGGCGACGCTGGACTCGCACCGGGTCGCCACCGACGCGCCGCTGGTGCGGATGGGCGCCACCGCCGCGGTGATCCGCTGTGCGGTGGCGCACGACGGCCGGGAACTCCTGGTCGAGCTGGAGATCGTCCCGGGCAAGGCCAACCGGGCCCGGCTCGGCCGCTCCCCGGCCCGCCGGGCCCGGGACGTGCTGGGCGCGCTGCGCCTGGTGCTCTTCGCCCCGGAGGATCTCGAACTGGTCCGGGGCGACCCGGCCGAGCGCCGGCGCTACCTCGACGACCTGCTGGTGCTGCGTCAGCCCCGCTACGCCGGCGTCCGCGCCGACTACGAGCGGGTGGTCAAGCAGCGCAATGCGCTGCTGCGCACCGCGTACCTGGCCCGCAAGACCGGCGGCTCGCGCGGCGGGGACCTGTCCACCCTGGCCGTCTGGGACACCCACCTGGCCCGGCACGGCGCCGAGCTGCTCGCCGGCCGGCTGGAGCTGGTCGCCGCACTGGCCCCCCACGTGACCAAGGCGTACGACGCGGTCGCCGCCGGCCACGGCGCGGCGGGAATGACGTACCGGCCGTCGGTCGATCTCGCCGAGTCCACCACCGACCGGGAGACCCTCGCGGCGGTGCTGGCCGCCGCGCTGGAGGAGTCCCGTTCCACCGAGATCGAGCGGGGCACCACGCTGGTCGGCCCGCACCGCGACGAACTCGCCCTCCGCCTCGGCCCGCTGCCCGCCAAGGGCTACGCCAGCCACGGCGAGTCGTGGTCGTACGCGCTCGCCCTCCGGCTGGCCGGGTACGACCTGCTCCGCAGCGACGGCATCGAACCGGTGCTGGTACTCGACGACGTCTTCGCCGAACTGGACGCCGGCCGGCGGGACCGGCTGGCCGAACTGGTCGGCGGGGCGAGTCAACTGCTGGTGACCTGCGCGGTCGCCGACGACGTACCGGCGGTCCTGCGCGGCGCCCGGTACGAGGTGGTGGAGGGAACGGTGCAACGTGTCGGATGA
- a CDS encoding DciA family protein: protein MSDEPQHPARDSGPAGQPRAVPRGRGARTAGSGGSGGGAGAAGDRGADTEPRPLPAGSGGDGAERATADGGPDGASGPQLARAVLDAAKARREAAGRPRRRSGTGGGDGERRLRGYSGPGPDPRDPQPLGAVLNRLVKARGWQQPAAEATVFGAWERVVGPEVAQHSRPVKLENGELTVEARSTAWATQLRLLAGSLLQQIGREVGHNVVRKLHIHGPAAPSWSRGPRRVRGRGPRDTYG from the coding sequence GTGTCGGATGAACCGCAGCACCCGGCCCGAGACAGCGGGCCGGCGGGACAACCGCGTGCCGTCCCCCGGGGGCGCGGTGCGCGTACCGCCGGGTCGGGTGGATCCGGCGGCGGCGCCGGTGCGGCCGGCGACCGTGGGGCGGACACCGAGCCCCGGCCGCTACCGGCCGGGTCCGGCGGCGATGGCGCCGAGCGCGCAACGGCCGACGGCGGCCCGGACGGCGCCTCCGGGCCGCAACTGGCGCGTGCGGTGCTGGATGCGGCGAAGGCCCGGCGGGAGGCGGCCGGGCGGCCCCGGCGGCGCAGCGGGACCGGCGGCGGCGACGGCGAACGCCGGCTGCGGGGCTACTCCGGGCCGGGGCCGGACCCGCGCGATCCGCAGCCGCTCGGCGCGGTGCTGAACCGGCTGGTCAAGGCCCGTGGCTGGCAGCAGCCGGCCGCCGAGGCGACGGTCTTCGGCGCCTGGGAACGGGTCGTCGGGCCGGAGGTGGCCCAGCACAGCCGCCCGGTGAAGCTGGAGAACGGCGAGCTGACCGTCGAGGCACGATCGACCGCCTGGGCGACGCAGCTGCGGCTGCTCGCCGGTTCGCTGTTGCAGCAGATCGGCCGCGAGGTCGGCCACAACGTGGTCCGCAAGCTGCACATCCACGGCCCGGCCGCGCCCTCCTGGTCGCGCGGCCCACGCCGGGTACGCGGTCGCGGCCCCCGCGACACCTACGGCTGA